CACCGCATTTTTTGGACTTTTTGAAGAGGTGGTGTTTGCATTGGAAGATGAATTACTACGTCTGTCTGCACCAGGAGGGTGTTAGTAGTATACCCAAGTTTATCGAAAAGGCCTTCGCAAACAAATATAATGTAGTGGCTACCTCTATTAACGCCAATATGTTGCCCTTCGAAGCACACGAATCGGATCCCACATATCCGGCCACAATTTTGAGCGCCAGCGACTGGAATTCCAAGGTTTTATTTACCTTGTCCGACGTGAATGTGGACTCGCCGAATGCCAAATTGCGCGAACACGCAAAGGAGGTACTTATGCGGGACGTGACCTGGGCGGAGCACCTGCAGAATATGGGCCACGTGATGGTACGACTGCGCGGTCCGGAAAACGAGAATCTAGCCTCCATCGTGCTGGCCAAAACAAAGGGTAAGCATCTAAATTAAGAAGTGGATTCTCAAATTTGTTATTAGATGATTTTCCTTTAGGGCGATGGTTAATCCAAGTGCCCATCACCAATCCAGAGCTGGCCACATTCGAGCACCGAAAGGATGCCACCGCCGAGGAGGTGTCTGAAGCGGAATCCAATGACCCGTGGAACTGGTGGAATAACCTGCGCATGGTCGCCAAACACAGCACCAAATTGAAAGTTGTGGTAGAGCTAAACGATGCGGATCGACCCTGCAAGGAAACAGTGCGTCGCTGGTTGGGCGAACCCATCGAGGCAATCATCATTCCATCGTCCCTGTTCGTCAGAAACCGCTCCAACTACTGTGTGCTGAAGAAGGAgtggcagatcatcgtcggGCACTTCATCTCGGTGGGAGCCAACATCATCATCTCCACGAACCCCAACGATAAGGCTTTGTGCCAGTACGCGGATTACGTTAATAAGCTAATTAATGAGAATTGCGACAAGCACGCGCAAAAAAGGTTGGTACAATGCATTAGATTCGTGAATTATCCAATATAAATTGTTCCATTAGCTATGAAAACATGCTGGAAATTCCACTGCAGCCTCTTTGCGAAAATCTGGACTCGTATACCTATGAGGTATTCGAAAAAGATCCTGTTAAGTACAGGCTCTACCAGGATGCCGTACAGGCGGCCTTGTTGGATCGAGTGAGCGCTGCGGAGGCTAAAACGAAACTGGTAAggtgctcttctccacctatAAGATATATACTAACATTTGTATGTTCAAACCTGCAGACAGTTGTAATGCTACTGGGTGGAGGACGAGGTCCTTTAGCGAGGGCTGTATTCAATGCTGCCGAGTTGTCGAAGCGCAAAGTTCGCCTATACATCATCGAAAAGAATCCCAATGCCATTCGTACCCTCTCCAATATGGTTAAGATGCTTTGGGCCGATAAGGGTAAGAATGACAAAAATAACTTCCATGAACCAGTCCTAATCCGCAACATATTCTTCAGATGTTCACATTTTTTCGAAGGACATGCGCGACTTTTCCCCTCCAGAGCTGGCAGACATCATGGTTTCGGAGTTACTTGGTTCCTTTGGCGATAATGAACTTTCGCCCGAGTGCCTTGATGGTGCACTGAAACTGCTCAAACCGGATGGAATCAGCATACCCTACAAATCCACCTCCTACATTAATCCACTGATGTCAACAGTGCTGCACCAAAATGTCTGCCAAGCGTTACCAACCGAGTCTGCCTTCGACTACGGCTATGTGACGCTGCTAAAGAATATTTACCATATCGATGAACCGCAGGCTCTGTTTGATTTCGAACATCCTAATCGAGCggaaaatattgacaatacccgCTGCAAGGCGATTTCATTTCAAGTCAAAAAAGATTGTGTGCTGCACGGAATCGGCGGATACTTTGATACCCATTTGTACAAGGACATCTGCCTAAGCATCAATCCGCTGACCCATACGCCTGGCATGTTCTCCTGGTTCCCCATGTTCTTCCCAACGGTAAGTGTGAAGTGATTAGTTAGCCTTTGATAACTgctacatatatatttttactaCTCAGCGTCCACGAACTCTGAGGGAGGGACAGACTATATCCATCAAGTTTTGGCGATGCGTGGATGCAACGAAAGTGTGGTACGAATGGCAGGTGGTCAATTCTCCAGACGATTGGGAGCACCATAACACAGGCGGGACAGGTTACAACATGCGATTGTAACAGCAGACCATGTAATGACAACCAGTAGCCAAATAATCgtcaaaaatttttttttaactgcAAATAGAATCAAACTAAAGAGACCTTAATTTGTCTGCGACTTTTATTTAGGTTTATGTTTGAAAAGTTTATAAATACTCTTAACGTATATAGATGTCCTTACATATCTgtgggttttattattttcggtTTGTAAAATTTAGTTAATTTCCGGTTTCctttcatttatttaattaaattatatgtatgtatatttaaagCGCTGCACATGATCGCGACACATCTCATCTAAGCGAAGGCAATTATCAGTTATGTTAAGTATGTATAACGTAATccatttagtttagtttaaaGCGGAGCTGAACTGGGCGACGACAGGTGGTGATTGGATCTACGAGTTGACAGGATTAACCTGGGCCAGCGGGGATGGCCCGCCAACGGCGCCACCACCACGAATGGCAATTGCACCCTGGCCGGAGCGGATCGGCTTGGCGATCTGTGCCTGTGGGCCACGTCTGCCCAGGTGCTTCTGTCGCACCGCCTCCTTGATGCGGTCCACCTCGTATTGGTAGCGCTTGCGATCCCGCATTGCGCCCTCCTTCGCCTCCTTGAGCGCTGTCTCCAGAGCCTTCACCCGCTCCATGGTACAGCGTAGTCGCTTCTCCAGCTTGGGCAGCTCGCACCGCAGATCGGCGTTGTCCCGCACCAACTGCTTGTGCACCTTGGTCAGCTGGTCGAGGTTGTTCTCCAAGAAGGAAATCTTCTGCTTCTGCGCGAGTGATCCACCGTCCTCCTCGCTCTCCTCGTTTACGACATTCTTTCGGATTCGTTGCTGTTGGCACAAGTGAAATAAATTTTAGGGTCTTTAGCAACAATAGAAAGATTGCTTAATCTTTACCTGTAGATCCTGAACGAAAAGTTTTCGCAGGTTGTGTAGCGTCTGCAACTCCTTGGCCACCGTGTCCTCCAGGCCCTTGAGGTCTTTGCGCGCTTGCTCTCGTCGCTCGTTGGTGAGGATGATGTTCTGAAGCTCGCTGGACTTCTCGGCATCCTCCTGGCGCACCTTCTCGTAGTCGGCCGTCATCTGTTGGTGCGCCAAGAGCAGCTTTTGATGGACATCCTTCATCTCGTCCATTTCGTGCTGCTTGGCGGCAATCTCGTCCCTGAGCTCGGACACCTGGCGGGTGTGGGCTTCGCGTAGCTCGTCCATCTGGGAATCGAACATGGAGCGCAGCTCCTCAGCCCGCTGTTTCTCCTCGGCGTTAACGGCGGAAACGTGCTCGGCGGCCTTGAGCTTGGCACATTCCTCCCGCAGCGAATCGATTTGCTCCTCAAGCGTGCGCTTCTTGTTCTCTGCCTCCCGCATCGACTCCTGCAGCGACTTCATGCGTGCCTCGTGCTGTGAGATGAGTAGCCGGTATTCGCCCAAATCCTTCTCATATTCGGAGATCTTCTTGTTGGAGTCAGCCTGCTGTGATTCCATGTTAGAGCATCGCTGGGCAATGTTCTTGGCCTCCGTCTTCATCTTGCTGATAAACAAACGCGCCATGGTGAAATCTTCCTCCACCTTGCTGGCATCCGTGCCAGCCAGAGCACTCATCTTGAGGTCGATGCTGGACTCGCCGGGCGCAATGGCTTGGCCGACTTCGCCGAGGTCGCGCAGTAGGTTGGTTAGCATTTCCGTGATGCGCTTCTTCTGGTGTGAGGACATGTCCTTGAGCTGCTGTAGCTCCGTGGAGGCGGCGTTGAACACAGACTGCTTCTGCTGCAGCTCCTCGTTGAGGGCATCGATATCCTTGTTCTTGTTATCGATCTCCTGTGATTTCTGGTCGTAGTTTACAGCCAGCTCTTCGAGAGCTTGGAGCACTTCCTTAACCTCTTCCTTGGCGGACTCGTTCTCCTGTTGGATTCGCGCCATCTCCGACTGCAAAGTCTCATACTCACGTCGAGCGTTAGCGATGAGTTCCTCCTGCTCCATCACCTGCTCCTTGAGCTGCTCGGCGTACTGGCTCTGCTGATTGATCTCCTCATCCTTGTCGTCCAGC
This genomic interval from Drosophila mauritiana strain mau12 chromosome 2R, ASM438214v1, whole genome shotgun sequence contains the following:
- the LOC117138514 gene encoding kinesin heavy chain; this encodes MSAEREIPAEDSIKVVCRFRPLNDSEEKAGSKFVVKFPNNVEENCISIAGKVYLFDKVFKPNASQEKVYNEAAKSIVTDVLAGYNGTIFAYGQTSSGKTHTMEGVIGDSVKQGIIPRIVNDIFNHIYAMEVNLEFHIKVSYYEIYMDKIRDLLDVSKVNLSVHEDKNRVPYVKGATERFVSSPEDVFEVIEEGKSNRHIAVTNMNEHSSRSHSVFLINVKQENLENQKKLSGKLYLVDLAGSEKVSKTGAEGTVLDEAKNINKSLSALGNVISALADGNKTHIPYRDSKLTRILQESLGGNARTTIVICCSPASFNESETKSTLDFGRRAKTVKNVVCVNEELTAEEWKRRYEKEKEKNARLKGKVEKLEIELARWRAGETVKAEEQINMEDLMEASTPNLEVEAAQTAAAEAALAAQRTALANMSASVAGNEQARLASECERLYQQLDDKDEEINQQSQYAEQLKEQVMEQEELIANARREYETLQSEMARIQQENESAKEEVKEVLQALEELAVNYDQKSQEIDNKNKDIDALNEELQQKQSVFNAASTELQQLKDMSSHQKKRITEMLTNLLRDLGEVGQAIAPGESSIDLKMSALAGTDASKVEEDFTMARLFISKMKTEAKNIAQRCSNMESQQADSNKKISEYEKDLGEYRLLISQHEARMKSLQESMREAENKKRTLEEQIDSLREECAKLKAAEHVSAVNAEEKQRAEELRSMFDSQMDELREAHTRQVSELRDEIAAKQHEMDEMKDVHQKLLLAHQQMTADYEKVRQEDAEKSSELQNIILTNERREQARKDLKGLEDTVAKELQTLHNLRKLFVQDLQQRIRKNVVNEESEEDGGSLAQKQKISFLENNLDQLTKVHKQLVRDNADLRCELPKLEKRLRCTMERVKALETALKEAKEGAMRDRKRYQYEVDRIKEAVRQKHLGRRGPQAQIAKPIRSGQGAIAIRGGGAVGGPSPLAQVNPVNS
- the LOC117138516 gene encoding protein arginine N-methyltransferase 5 isoform X2, with translation MNYYVCLHQEGVSSIPKFIEKAFANKYNVVATSINANMLPFEAHESDPTYPATILSASDWNSKVLFTLSDVNVDSPNAKLREHAKEVLMRDVTWAEHLQNMGHVMVRLRGPENENLASIVLAKTKGRWLIQVPITNPELATFEHRKDATAEEVSEAESNDPWNWWNNLRMVAKHSTKLKVVVELNDADRPCKETVRRWLGEPIEAIIIPSSLFVRNRSNYCVLKKEWQIIVGHFISVGANIIISTNPNDKALCQYADYVNKLINENCDKHAQKSYENMLEIPLQPLCENLDSYTYEVFEKDPVKYRLYQDAVQAALLDRVSAAEAKTKLTVVMLLGGGRGPLARAVFNAAELSKRKVRLYIIEKNPNAIRTLSNMVKMLWADKDVHIFSKDMRDFSPPELADIMVSELLGSFGDNELSPECLDGALKLLKPDGISIPYKSTSYINPLMSTVLHQNVCQALPTESAFDYGYVTLLKNIYHIDEPQALFDFEHPNRAENIDNTRCKAISFQVKKDCVLHGIGGYFDTHLYKDICLSINPLTHTPGMFSWFPMFFPTRPRTLREGQTISIKFWRCVDATKVWYEWQVVNSPDDWEHHNTGGTGYNMRL
- the LOC117138516 gene encoding protein arginine N-methyltransferase 5 isoform X1, producing MNYYVCLHQEGVSSIPKFIEKAFANKYNVVATSINANMLPFEAHESDPTYPATILSASDWNSKVLFTLSDVNVDSPNAKLREHAKEVLMRDVTWAEHLQNMGHVMVRLRGPENENLASIVLAKTKDDFPLGRWLIQVPITNPELATFEHRKDATAEEVSEAESNDPWNWWNNLRMVAKHSTKLKVVVELNDADRPCKETVRRWLGEPIEAIIIPSSLFVRNRSNYCVLKKEWQIIVGHFISVGANIIISTNPNDKALCQYADYVNKLINENCDKHAQKSYENMLEIPLQPLCENLDSYTYEVFEKDPVKYRLYQDAVQAALLDRVSAAEAKTKLTVVMLLGGGRGPLARAVFNAAELSKRKVRLYIIEKNPNAIRTLSNMVKMLWADKDVHIFSKDMRDFSPPELADIMVSELLGSFGDNELSPECLDGALKLLKPDGISIPYKSTSYINPLMSTVLHQNVCQALPTESAFDYGYVTLLKNIYHIDEPQALFDFEHPNRAENIDNTRCKAISFQVKKDCVLHGIGGYFDTHLYKDICLSINPLTHTPGMFSWFPMFFPTRPRTLREGQTISIKFWRCVDATKVWYEWQVVNSPDDWEHHNTGGTGYNMRL